Proteins encoded by one window of Heliangelus exortis chromosome 5, bHelExo1.hap1, whole genome shotgun sequence:
- the MAPK8IP1 gene encoding C-Jun-amino-terminal kinase-interacting protein 1 — MAEREKGAASPPASSPFLGLHLASPPNFRLTHDISLEEFEDEDLSEITDECGISLHCKESLATRGHVSRQGGGARAAGGGEASRLQAEMLQLDLIDAAGDAPAEEQQTAPEPLQKDPPAGTTDVYRPKRPTTLNLFPQVPRSQDTLNNNSLGKKHSWQERVSQSSSPLKTGEQTPPHDHVCLSDEVNHQNSTTSTKDRGTSTESPCRRTAATQMAPTCIASSRPPEKHQVTSRPPPHGASVVVVTSRGPEAHRDRIRYQTDVRLEATEEIYLTPVQKNSDPLETDKPFLSQSGENRMSISSDIDASSYLALAGKTNPSISEEDEVLDYMSSPDKTNLPRASCGGGSGGSQPGYNLQRASVSSDTSALSYDSVKYTLVVDENVQLELVSLKQCYSGYSDESDSATVYDNCVSSPYESAIGEEYEEDALKHDSICLSEDSTPEADIHFSKKFLNVFMSGRARSSSAESFGLFSCVINGEEQEQTHRAVFRFVPRHVDELELEVDDPLLVEVQAEDYWYEAYNMRTGDRGIFPAYYAIEVTKDPDHVTALAKSSDWVDQFHVKFLGSVQVPYHKGNDVLCAAMQKIATTRRLTVHFNPPSSCILEISVRGVKIAVKADDSKEHSKVNKCSHFFQLKNISFCGYHPKNNKYFGFITKHPADHRFACHVFVSEESTKPLAESVGRAFQQFYKEYVEYTCPTEDIYLE, encoded by the exons GCTCACCCACGACATCAGCCTTGAGGAGTTTGAGGATGAAGATCTCTCTGAAATCACCGATGAGTGTGGAATCAGCCTGCACTGCAAGGAGAGCCTGGCCACCCGG GGCCATGTGAGCCGGCAAGGCGGCGGAGCCCGGGCTGCGGGCGGGGGGGAGGCCAGCCGGCTGCAGGCGGAGATGCTCCAGCTCGACCTCATCGACGCGGCGGGGGACGCGCCGGCCGAGGAGCAGCAGACGGCCCCCGAGCCGCTGCAGAAGGACCCTCCGGCCGGGACCACCGATGTCTACAGGCCGAAGCGACCCACAACTCTCAACCTCTTCCCTCAGGTGCCTCGCAGCCAG GACACTCTGAATAACAACTCTCTGGGGAAAAAGCACAGTTGGCAGGAGCGGGTCTCCCAGTCGTCGTCCCCTCTGAAGACAG GTGAGCAGACCCCTCCCCATGACCACGTTTGCCTGAGCGATGAGGTCAATCACCAAAACAGCACAACCTCCACTAAAGACCGGGGCACATCCACGGAGAGCCCGTGCCGGCGCACAGCAGCCACCCAAATGGCGCCCACCTGCATCGCGTCCTCCCGGCCACCCGAGAAGCACCAGGTCACCAGCCGACCCCCGCCACACGGTGCCAGTGTGGTGGTGGTGACATCGAGGGGCCCCGAGGCCCACCGGGACCGCATCCGCTATCAGACAGACGTGAGGCTGGAGGCCACAGAGGAGATCTACCTGACACCTGTGCAGAAGAACTCGGACCCCCTGGAGACAGACAAGCCATTTCTGTCTCAGTCCGGTGAGAACCGCATGTCCATCAGCTCCGACATCGACGCCTCCAGCTATTTGGCCCTGGCAGGGAAAACCAACCCCTCCATCAGTGAGGAGGATGAGGTGCTGGACTACATGTCCTCCCCTGACAAGACGAACCTGCCCAGGGCCTCCTGTGGCGGTGGGAGCGGTGGCTCCCAGCCGGGGTACAACCTCCAGAGAGCCTCGGTGAGTTCAGACACCAGCGCCCTCTCCTACGACTCAGTCAAATACACGCTGGTGGTGGATGAGAACGTGCAGCTGGAGCTGGTCAGCCTCAAGCAGTGCTACTCAGGCTACAGCGATGAGAGCGACTCAGCCACCGTCTACGACAACTGTGTCTCCTCGCCCTACGAGTCAGCCATTGGCGAGGAGTACGAGGAGGATGCTCTGAAGCATGACTCTATCTGCCTCTCCGAGGACTCCACCCCTGAGGCGGACATCCACTTCTCCAAGAAGTTCCTCAACGTCTTCATGAGCGGCCGGGCACGTTCCTCTA GTGCCGAGTCCTTCGGGTTGTTCTCCTGTGTGATCAAcggggaggagcaggagcagaccCACCGTGCTGTCTTCAG GTTTGTGCCTCGCCATGTGgatgagctggagctggaggtggaTGATCCTTTGCTGGTGGAGGTGCAGGCAGAAGATTATTGGTATGAAGCATACAACATGCGGACAGGCGACCGGGGCATTTTCCCTGCCTACTATGCCATCGAAGTCACCAAGGACCCAGACCATGTAACAG CTCTGGCCAAGAGCAGCGATTGGGTGGACCAGTTCCACGTGAAGTTCCTCGGCTCGGTGCAGGTTCCCTACCACAAGGGCAACGACGTGTTGTGCGCGGCCATGCAGAAG ATTGCCACCACGCGCCGCCTCACTGTGCACTTTAACCCACCCTCCAGCTGCATCCTGGAGATCAGCGTGCGTGGGGTCAAGATTGCCGTGAAAGCTGATGACTCCAAGGAGCACAGCAAG GTAAACAAGTGTAGccattttttccagctgaagaacATTTCCTTTTGTGGTTACCATCCAAAGAACAACAA ATATTTTGGGTTCATCACCAAGCACCCTGCTGACCACAGATTTGCCTGTCATGTCTTTGTCTCGGAGGAGTCCACGAAGCCTCTGGCAGAGTCTGTAGG GAGAGCTTTTCAGCAATTCTACAAGGAGTATGTGGAGTACACCTGCCCCACAGAGGACATCTACCTGGAGTAG
- the FREY1 gene encoding protein Frey 1, with translation MQCWLLLLTLLLGAALSRPLPERVSYSIPEEFTALLELPEQHFGLVDDYGIKPKQPRLRTQTTREKPPGLRSAGKSKRDELDLLEYYDAHF, from the exons ATGCAgtgctggctcctgctgctcaccctgctgctgggggctgccctCTCACGGCCCCTGCCTGAGAG GGTCAGTTACTCAATCCCTGAGGAATTCACCGCGCTCCTGGAGCTTCCAGAGCAGCACTTTGGCCTGGTGGATG atTATGGGATCAAACCCAAGCAGCCTCGCCTCAGGACCCAGACAACCCGGGAAAAGCCCCCGGGGCTGCGCAGCGCTGGCAAGAGCAAGCGTGATGAGCTTGACTTGCTGGAGTACTATGATGCCCACTTTTGA